One Pseudomonas sp. FP1742 genomic window carries:
- the pcaR gene encoding pca regulon transcriptional regulator PcaR, translated as MNDQMRNSFASAAPPIVASPAKRIQALTGDPDFMTSLARGLAVVQAFQERKRHLTIAQISHRTEIPRAAVRRCLHTLIKLGYATTDGRTYSLLPKVLTLGHAYLSSTPLAVSAQPYLDRMSEQLHEACNMATLEGDDILYIARSATTQRLISVDLSVGGRLPAYCTSMGRILLAALDDTSLREYLDHAELQAKTSRTLHTPEALLECLQEVRRQGWCIVDQELEQGLRSIAVPVYDASGQVVAALNVSTHAGRVSRSELEQRFLPGLLSASRDLSAQLFA; from the coding sequence ATGAACGATCAAATGCGTAATTCCTTCGCTTCAGCGGCGCCGCCAATCGTCGCCTCGCCCGCCAAGCGAATCCAGGCCCTGACCGGTGACCCGGATTTCATGACCTCCCTGGCCCGTGGCCTGGCGGTGGTGCAAGCGTTCCAGGAGCGCAAGCGGCACCTGACCATTGCGCAAATCAGCCACCGCACGGAAATTCCCCGCGCCGCTGTGCGACGTTGCCTGCACACCCTGATCAAGCTCGGCTACGCCACCACCGACGGGCGCACCTATTCGCTGCTGCCCAAAGTCTTGACCCTGGGCCATGCCTACCTGTCGTCGACCCCACTGGCGGTGTCTGCCCAGCCCTACCTGGACCGTATGAGCGAGCAACTGCACGAAGCCTGCAACATGGCCACGCTGGAGGGCGATGACATTTTGTACATTGCGCGCTCGGCGACCACCCAGCGATTGATTTCCGTCGACCTCTCGGTGGGTGGACGGTTACCCGCCTATTGCACCTCCATGGGCAGGATTCTGCTCGCTGCGCTGGACGATACGTCGCTGCGCGAATACCTCGACCATGCAGAGCTGCAAGCCAAGACCAGTCGCACCCTGCATACCCCCGAGGCGTTGCTCGAATGCCTGCAAGAAGTACGGCGGCAAGGCTGGTGCATCGTCGATCAGGAACTGGAGCAGGGCCTGCGCTCGATTGCCGTTCCGGTGTACGACGCTTCCGGCCAAGTGGTGGCGGCGCTGAACGTCAGCACCCATGCCGGCCGGGTCAGCCGCAGCGAGTTGGAGCAACGTTTCCTGCCCGGTTTGTTGAGTGCCAGCCGCGACCTTAGCGCGCAGCTGTTCGCCTAA
- a CDS encoding CoA-transferase subunit beta encodes MTYTTNEMMTVAAARRLKNGSVCFVGIGLPSKAANLARLTSSPDVVLIYESGPIGAKPSVLPLSIGDGELAETADTVVPTGEIFRYWLQGGRIDVGFLGAAQVDRFGNINTTVVGDYHQPKVRLPGAGGAPEIAGSAKSVLIILKQSARSFVDKLDFITSVGHGEGGDSRKRLGLPGAGPVGIITDLCIMEPEAGTHEFVVTALHPGVTREQVIAATGWPIRFADTVENTAEPTEVELTALRDLEARTAAAHGQAPGEA; translated from the coding sequence ATGACTTACACCACCAATGAAATGATGACCGTCGCCGCCGCCCGCCGCCTGAAAAACGGTTCGGTGTGCTTCGTTGGTATCGGCCTGCCGTCGAAAGCCGCCAACCTGGCGCGACTGACGTCCTCGCCAGATGTAGTCCTGATCTACGAATCGGGTCCGATTGGTGCCAAGCCCAGCGTACTGCCGTTGTCGATCGGTGACGGCGAGCTGGCGGAAACCGCCGACACCGTCGTCCCGACCGGTGAGATTTTTCGCTATTGGTTGCAGGGCGGGCGCATCGACGTCGGCTTCCTCGGCGCCGCGCAAGTCGACCGCTTCGGCAACATCAACACCACGGTGGTCGGCGACTACCATCAGCCGAAAGTTCGCCTGCCGGGTGCAGGTGGCGCGCCGGAGATCGCCGGTTCCGCCAAGAGCGTGCTGATCATCCTCAAGCAGTCGGCGCGTTCGTTCGTCGACAAGCTCGACTTCATTACCTCGGTTGGTCATGGCGAGGGCGGTGATTCGCGCAAGCGTCTCGGCCTGCCGGGCGCCGGTCCTGTCGGCATTATTACCGACCTGTGCATCATGGAACCGGAAGCCGGCACCCATGAATTCGTGGTCACCGCGCTGCACCCAGGGGTGACCCGCGAGCAAGTGATCGCGGCCACCGGTTGGCCGATTCGTTTTGCCGACACCGTTGAAAACACTGCCGAGCCAACTGAAGTCGAGTTGACCGCGCTGCGTGATCTGGAAGCCCGTACCGCGGCGGCCCACGGCCAAGCACCCGGAGAAGCCTGA
- a CDS encoding MFS transporter, whose product MNQPQSAVGSCLDVQSFINAQPISRYQWRVVILCFLIVFLDGLDTAAMGFIAPALSQDWGIDRASLGPVMSAALIGMVFGALGSGPLADRFGRKVVLVSAVLLFGAFSLASAYSTNVDQLLVLRFLTGLGLGAGMPNATTLLSEYTPERKKSLLVTSMFCGFNLGMAGGGFISAKLIPAFGWHSLLMIGGILPLILAVVLLLWLPESARYLVVRNRGTDKVRKALAPIDPAAVAQASSFSVPEQKTVKARNVFAVIFSGTYSTGTLLLWLTYFMGLVIVYLLTSWLPTLMRDSGASMEQAAFIGALFQFGGVLSAVGVGWAMDRFNPHKVIGTFYLLAGVFAYAVGQSLGNIAVLATLVLVAGMCVNGAQSAMPSLAARFYPTQGRATGVSWMLGIGRFGAILGAWMGATLLGLGWNFEQVLTALVIPAALATTAVVIKGMVSHADAT is encoded by the coding sequence ATGAACCAGCCTCAGTCTGCTGTAGGAAGCTGCCTCGATGTGCAGTCCTTCATCAATGCTCAACCCATTTCGCGCTACCAATGGCGAGTGGTGATCCTGTGTTTCCTGATTGTCTTCCTCGATGGCCTCGACACCGCGGCCATGGGGTTTATCGCGCCGGCACTGTCCCAGGACTGGGGCATCGATCGCGCCAGCCTCGGCCCGGTGATGAGCGCGGCATTGATCGGCATGGTCTTCGGCGCCTTGGGTTCCGGGCCGTTGGCTGACCGCTTCGGGCGAAAAGTCGTACTGGTGAGCGCGGTGCTGTTGTTCGGCGCCTTCAGTCTGGCGTCGGCTTACAGCACCAATGTCGATCAATTGCTGGTACTGCGGTTCCTCACCGGCCTGGGCCTGGGCGCCGGCATGCCGAACGCCACAACATTGCTGTCCGAATACACCCCGGAGCGCAAAAAGTCCCTGCTGGTGACCAGCATGTTCTGCGGCTTCAACCTCGGCATGGCCGGTGGCGGGTTCATCTCGGCCAAACTGATCCCGGCCTTTGGCTGGCACAGCCTGTTGATGATCGGCGGGATTCTGCCACTGATACTCGCCGTCGTATTGCTGTTGTGGTTGCCCGAGTCGGCGCGCTATCTGGTGGTACGCAATCGCGGTACCGACAAAGTGCGCAAGGCCCTGGCGCCGATCGACCCGGCGGCGGTGGCCCAGGCTTCGAGCTTCAGCGTGCCGGAACAGAAAACCGTGAAGGCACGCAATGTGTTCGCGGTGATCTTCTCCGGCACTTACAGCACCGGCACGTTGTTGCTGTGGCTGACGTACTTCATGGGCCTGGTGATTGTTTATCTGCTGACCAGTTGGTTGCCGACCCTGATGCGTGACAGCGGCGCGAGCATGGAGCAGGCCGCATTCATTGGTGCGCTGTTCCAGTTCGGTGGGGTGTTGAGCGCGGTGGGCGTGGGTTGGGCGATGGACCGATTCAATCCGCACAAGGTCATCGGCACGTTCTACCTATTGGCCGGGGTGTTTGCCTACGCGGTAGGACAGAGCCTGGGCAACATCGCGGTGCTGGCGACCCTGGTGCTGGTGGCCGGGATGTGTGTCAACGGCGCGCAATCAGCGATGCCGTCGCTGGCGGCGCGGTTTTATCCGACGCAAGGCCGGGCGACCGGTGTGTCGTGGATGCTTGGGATTGGCCGCTTCGGCGCGATCCTCGGGGCGTGGATGGGCGCAACGTTGCTGGGCCTGGGCTGGAACTTCGAGCAGGTGCTGACAGCGCTGGTGATTCCGGCTGCGTTGGCGACCACGGCGGTGGTGATCAAGGGCATGGTCAGCCATGCGGATGCGACCTGA
- the pcaF gene encoding 3-oxoadipyl-CoA thiolase, protein MMRDVYICDAIRTPIGRFGGGLSAVRADDLAAVPIKALMARNPSVDWNAVDEVFLGCANQAGEDNRNVARMALLLAGLPETIPGVTLNRLCASGMDAIGTAFRAIASGEMELAIAGGVESMSRAPFVMGKADAAFSRNMKLEDTTIGWRFINPLMKAQYGVDAMPQTADNVADDYEVSREDQDAFALRSQQRTAAAQAAGFFAEEIVEVRIAHKKGETVVSQDEHPRADTTLETLAKLKPVNGPDKTVTAGNASGVNDGAAALILASAEAVKKHGLTARAKVLGMASAGVAPRVMGIGPVPAVRKLTERLGLAVSDFDVIELNEAFASQGLAVLRELGLADDAAQVNPNGGAIALGHPLGMSGARLVLTALHQLEKTGGTKGLATMCVGVGQGLALAIERV, encoded by the coding sequence CTGATGCGTGACGTTTATATCTGCGACGCGATTCGCACCCCCATCGGCCGTTTCGGCGGTGGCCTGTCGGCGGTTCGCGCCGATGACCTGGCCGCCGTGCCGATCAAGGCGCTGATGGCGCGCAACCCGTCGGTGGACTGGAACGCGGTGGACGAGGTGTTCCTCGGCTGCGCCAACCAGGCCGGCGAAGACAACCGCAACGTGGCTCGCATGGCGTTGCTGCTGGCGGGGCTGCCGGAAACCATTCCGGGTGTCACCCTCAATCGCCTCTGCGCTTCGGGTATGGACGCTATCGGCACTGCGTTTCGGGCCATCGCCAGCGGTGAGATGGAGTTGGCGATTGCCGGTGGCGTCGAATCGATGTCCCGCGCGCCGTTCGTGATGGGCAAGGCCGATGCGGCGTTTTCACGCAACATGAAGCTGGAAGACACCACCATTGGCTGGCGTTTCATCAACCCGTTGATGAAAGCCCAATACGGTGTCGATGCGATGCCGCAAACTGCCGATAACGTGGCCGACGATTACGAAGTTTCCCGCGAGGATCAGGACGCTTTCGCCCTGCGCAGTCAGCAACGGACAGCCGCCGCGCAAGCCGCAGGATTTTTCGCCGAAGAAATCGTTGAAGTGCGCATTGCCCACAAGAAGGGTGAAACAGTGGTCAGCCAGGACGAACATCCTCGCGCCGACACCACGCTCGAAACCCTGGCCAAACTCAAACCGGTCAACGGCCCGGACAAAACCGTCACCGCCGGCAATGCCTCGGGTGTGAACGATGGCGCGGCGGCGCTGATTCTGGCCTCGGCCGAAGCGGTGAAAAAACACGGCCTGACCGCCCGCGCCAAAGTGCTCGGCATGGCCAGTGCCGGCGTCGCGCCACGGGTGATGGGGATCGGTCCGGTGCCGGCGGTGCGCAAATTGACCGAGCGCCTGGGCCTGGCGGTGAGCGATTTCGACGTGATCGAACTCAATGAAGCCTTCGCCAGCCAGGGTCTGGCGGTGCTGCGTGAACTGGGGCTGGCGGATGACGCGGCCCAGGTCAACCCCAACGGTGGCGCCATTGCCTTGGGCCATCCGCTGGGCATGAGCGGTGCACGTTTGGTACTGACCGCACTGCATCAACTGGAAAAGACCGGCGGCACGAAAGGCCTGGCGACCATGTGCGTGGGTGTCGGCCAGGGTCTGGCCTTGGCGATCGAACGGGTCTGA
- a CDS encoding CoA transferase subunit A, with protein sequence MAEILSLHDAVKQFVNDGDTVALEGFTHLIPTAAGHEIIRQGKKDLTLVRMTPDLIYDQLIGAGCARKLIFSWGGNPGVGSLHRLRDAVERQWPHALEIEEHSHADLANAYVAGASGLPFAVLRAYAGSDLPKVNPLIKTVTCPFTGEVLAAVPSVRPDITVIHAQKADRQGNVLLWGILGVQKEAALAAKRCIVTVEEIVDDLNAPMNACVLPTWALSAVCHVPGGAHPSYAHGYTERDNRFYQAWDPIARDRETFTAWINEYIHGCADFSEFQAKLAAASEAK encoded by the coding sequence ATGGCTGAAATCCTTTCGCTGCATGACGCGGTGAAGCAGTTCGTCAACGACGGTGATACCGTCGCGCTCGAAGGCTTCACTCACCTGATTCCTACGGCGGCGGGTCACGAAATCATTCGCCAGGGCAAGAAAGACCTGACCCTGGTGCGGATGACGCCTGACTTGATCTACGACCAGTTGATCGGTGCCGGTTGTGCTCGCAAACTGATTTTCTCCTGGGGGGGCAACCCCGGCGTCGGTTCGCTGCACCGTCTGCGTGACGCAGTCGAGCGGCAGTGGCCGCATGCGCTGGAAATCGAAGAACACAGCCACGCCGACCTGGCCAATGCCTACGTCGCGGGGGCTTCGGGCTTACCGTTCGCGGTGCTGCGTGCCTACGCCGGTTCCGATCTGCCGAAGGTCAACCCGCTGATCAAGACCGTCACCTGCCCGTTCACCGGCGAAGTGCTGGCGGCGGTGCCGTCGGTGCGCCCGGACATCACCGTGATTCACGCGCAGAAGGCTGACCGTCAAGGCAACGTGCTGCTCTGGGGCATTCTCGGCGTGCAGAAAGAAGCGGCGCTGGCGGCCAAGCGCTGCATCGTCACTGTCGAAGAAATCGTCGATGATCTCAATGCACCGATGAACGCTTGCGTGCTGCCGACCTGGGCCTTGAGCGCGGTCTGCCACGTACCGGGCGGCGCGCATCCGTCCTACGCCCACGGTTACACCGAGCGTGACAACCGCTTCTATCAGGCCTGGGACCCGATTGCCCGCGACCGTGAAACCTTCACCGCCTGGATCAACGAGTACATCCATGGCTGCGCTGACTTCAGCGAGTTCCAGGCCAAGCTGGCCGCTGCTTCGGAGGCCAAGTAA
- the pcaH gene encoding protocatechuate 3,4-dioxygenase subunit beta codes for MTDKPGYRRPQAGTQPEYLHPPYQSTNLRSPSKPLVFLPHSLSEITGPTIGAERIQERDNDLTAQHSGEPLGERIIIHGRVLDEDGLPVPGILVEIWQANAAGRYNHARDLHDAPLDPNFTGTGRTVTDAEGWYQFQTIKPGAYPWGNHHNAWRPAHIHFSLFGPSILTRLVTQMYFPGDPLLAYDPIYNCVPDTSAKERLIASFDLEKTIPSYALAYRWDIVLRGRDATPMEK; via the coding sequence ATGACTGACAAACCTGGTTACCGTCGCCCGCAAGCGGGCACTCAGCCGGAATACCTGCACCCTCCTTATCAATCCACCAACCTTCGCTCGCCGTCCAAGCCGTTGGTGTTTTTGCCTCATTCGCTGTCGGAAATCACCGGCCCGACCATCGGCGCCGAGCGTATTCAGGAGCGGGACAACGACCTGACCGCCCAGCACTCGGGCGAGCCATTGGGTGAACGGATCATCATCCACGGCCGTGTGCTGGATGAGGACGGCCTGCCGGTGCCGGGCATTCTGGTGGAGATCTGGCAGGCCAATGCCGCCGGTCGTTACAACCATGCCCGCGACCTGCACGACGCGCCGCTGGACCCGAACTTCACCGGCACCGGTCGTACCGTGACCGACGCCGAAGGTTGGTATCAGTTCCAGACCATCAAGCCCGGTGCTTATCCGTGGGGTAACCACCATAACGCCTGGCGCCCGGCGCATATCCATTTCTCCCTGTTCGGGCCGAGTATTCTGACGCGCCTGGTGACCCAGATGTATTTCCCGGGTGACCCGTTGCTGGCCTACGACCCGATCTACAACTGCGTGCCCGATACCAGCGCCAAAGAGCGTTTGATCGCCAGTTTCGACCTGGAAAAAACCATCCCTTCCTATGCCCTCGCTTATCGTTGGGACATCGTTTTGCGCGGCCGCGACGCCACGCCGATGGAGAAATAA